The Methylobacterium sp. PvR107 genome contains a region encoding:
- a CDS encoding 3-hydroxyacyl-CoA dehydrogenase has protein sequence MIKDRVFIVTGAGSGLGAATARGLVAAGARVVVADIAREAGARVAEELGAQARSVAADVTSEAEGAAVVQAALDAFGHLHGLVNCAGIAPGEKVVGRDGPHRLDSFARAVSVNLVGTFNMIRLAADAIAREAPDATGARGVIVNTASIAAFDGQIGQAAYAASKGGVVAMTLPIARELARHGIRVVTIAPGIFETPMMAGLPQDVQDTLGQSVPFPPRLGRPSEYADLVRHICENPMLNGETIRLDGALRMPPR, from the coding sequence ATGATCAAGGACCGGGTCTTCATCGTCACCGGAGCGGGTTCGGGCCTGGGCGCGGCGACCGCGCGCGGCCTCGTGGCGGCGGGGGCGCGGGTCGTCGTGGCCGACATCGCCCGGGAGGCCGGCGCCCGGGTGGCGGAGGAGCTCGGCGCGCAGGCGCGCTCCGTGGCCGCCGACGTCACCAGCGAGGCCGAGGGCGCGGCGGTGGTGCAGGCGGCCCTCGACGCGTTCGGGCATCTCCACGGGCTGGTGAACTGCGCCGGCATCGCGCCGGGGGAGAAGGTGGTCGGCCGCGACGGGCCGCACCGGCTCGACAGCTTCGCGCGGGCGGTCTCGGTCAACCTCGTCGGCACCTTCAACATGATCCGGCTGGCGGCCGACGCCATCGCCCGGGAGGCGCCCGACGCCACGGGCGCCCGGGGCGTGATCGTCAACACCGCCTCGATCGCCGCCTTCGACGGCCAGATCGGGCAGGCCGCCTACGCGGCCTCGAAGGGCGGCGTGGTCGCCATGACGCTGCCCATCGCCCGGGAACTCGCCCGGCACGGCATCCGGGTGGTCACCATTGCCCCCGGCATCTTCGAGACGCCGATGATGGCGGGGCTGCCCCAGGACGTGCAGGACACGCTTGGCCAGAGCGTGCCCTTCCCGCCGCGCCTCGGCCGCCCGTCGGAATACGCGGACCTCGTCCGCCACATCTGCGAGAACCCGATGCTGAACGGCGAGACGATCCGGCTCGACGGGGCGTTGCGGATGCCGCCGCGCTGA
- a CDS encoding PepSY domain-containing protein produces the protein MITRLTAAAGLLALSASLAVAQTPAAKPAEPATKADSNLKEWQVAKAAKVGLAQALTTAESQGDEKGGRAIDADFEKAGSKDPAHYAIKVVYPSGKLVEYGINADTGALYKTENQPFERYFTRLKASDFQNAKTSLKDALAIAEQKAGGGKAYEAEVEKDGSAVQYAIKVAGADKEQAVKVGPDGKVLN, from the coding sequence ATGATCACCCGCCTCACCGCCGCAGCCGGCCTGCTCGCCCTCTCCGCCAGCCTCGCCGTGGCCCAGACCCCCGCGGCGAAGCCTGCCGAGCCCGCCACGAAGGCCGACAGCAACCTGAAGGAATGGCAGGTCGCCAAGGCCGCCAAGGTCGGCCTCGCCCAGGCGCTGACCACCGCCGAGTCGCAGGGCGACGAGAAGGGCGGCCGCGCCATCGACGCCGATTTCGAGAAGGCCGGCAGCAAGGATCCGGCCCATTACGCGATCAAGGTCGTCTACCCGAGCGGCAAGCTCGTCGAGTACGGCATCAACGCCGATACCGGCGCGCTCTACAAGACCGAGAACCAGCCGTTCGAGCGCTACTTCACGCGCCTGAAGGCCTCCGACTTCCAGAACGCCAAGACCTCCCTGAAGGACGCGCTCGCCATCGCCGAGCAGAAGGCCGGCGGCGGCAAGGCCTACGAGGCCGAGGTCGAGAAGGACGGCTCCGCGGTCCAGTACGCGATCAAGGTCGCCGGCGCCGACAAGGAGCAGGCGGTCAAGGTCGGGCCGGACGGCAAGGTCCTGAACTGA
- a CDS encoding xanthine dehydrogenase family protein molybdopterin-binding subunit, which translates to MDARAGETDGHLGHSHTRVEGPDKVTGRALYSSDLTGPEAGTAHAALVTSTVARGRITGFDLAAAERVPGLLRIFTHRDLAGAVAPVQHLMAGGFANSSHRPLESYAVAYAGQIVALVVAETLEAAEAAAGAVKVSYASEPAAGGFDAPGAETVRLADLKAQHEDIARGDAEAAFRDAALRVEARYETPVQHHNPIEPFTTRAAWDGERLTVHEPTRYVGAVQHGLAAQLGLDPANVRVVAGLIGGHFGSKFALSQHTALVALAAQRLGRPVSLVPSRRQCFTIANYRPETRHLIRLGADRTGRFTALVHEAETVTSRFDPFVMEGAEVTASLYACPNIRTEERAVRVDRNTPGPMRAPPEVPFLFALESAVDEMAVALGMDPIELRRLNDTAVDPVSGKPFSTRPLMACFEAGATAFGWSRRVPRPGSMRAGPWRVGLGCATSVRPVKIAAATIQVRLGPDGSAEVACAHHEIGNGITTLLAMGAADGLGVPVERVTVRLGDTELPAAGISGGSSTTTSLMSALALGCRQIRETLAQAATGRGGRLAGRDPGSLRLADGRLAALDGTGIALAEAVGPEGVATVAAFVPAGADHDKALAGLRRGHIGLTLGGGGKAVSWGFGAQFAEVHIHAETGEIRVARLTGAFAAGRILNPLTARSQLTGGMIWGLGSALLEETVVDGAAYRNPDLAEYLVPTAADAPEVEALLVADPDDQVDALGVKGLGELGIIGVNAAIANAVHHATGRRIRKLPIRLEDVA; encoded by the coding sequence ATGGACGCGCGCGCAGGGGAAACCGACGGCCATCTCGGCCACTCCCACACCCGGGTCGAGGGCCCCGACAAGGTCACCGGCCGGGCCCTCTACAGCTCCGACCTCACCGGGCCGGAGGCCGGCACGGCCCACGCGGCCCTGGTGACCAGCACGGTTGCCCGGGGCCGCATCACCGGGTTCGACCTCGCGGCGGCCGAGCGGGTGCCGGGTCTCCTGCGGATCTTCACCCACCGGGATCTCGCGGGCGCGGTGGCGCCGGTGCAGCACCTGATGGCCGGCGGCTTCGCCAACAGCTCGCACCGACCCCTCGAGTCCTACGCGGTGGCGTATGCCGGCCAGATCGTGGCGCTGGTTGTCGCCGAGACCCTGGAGGCGGCCGAGGCAGCGGCTGGTGCGGTCAAGGTCTCCTACGCATCCGAGCCCGCCGCCGGCGGCTTCGACGCCCCCGGCGCCGAGACCGTGCGCCTCGCCGACCTGAAAGCCCAGCACGAGGACATCGCCCGGGGCGATGCCGAGGCCGCCTTCCGGGATGCCGCCCTCCGCGTCGAGGCCCGCTACGAGACCCCGGTCCAGCACCACAACCCGATCGAGCCGTTCACCACCCGGGCCGCCTGGGACGGCGAGAGGCTCACCGTGCACGAGCCGACTCGCTATGTCGGCGCCGTCCAGCACGGGCTCGCGGCGCAGCTGGGGCTCGATCCCGCGAACGTGCGGGTGGTGGCGGGGCTGATCGGCGGCCATTTCGGCTCGAAATTCGCGCTGTCGCAGCACACGGCGCTGGTTGCGCTCGCGGCCCAGCGCCTCGGTCGGCCGGTGTCCCTGGTGCCGAGCCGGCGGCAATGCTTCACCATCGCCAATTACCGGCCGGAAACGCGTCATCTGATCCGCCTCGGCGCCGACCGGACCGGCCGCTTCACCGCCCTGGTCCACGAGGCCGAGACGGTGACGTCGCGCTTCGATCCCTTCGTGATGGAGGGCGCGGAGGTGACCGCGAGCCTCTATGCCTGCCCGAACATCCGCACCGAGGAGCGGGCCGTGCGGGTCGACCGCAACACGCCCGGGCCGATGCGGGCGCCCCCGGAGGTGCCCTTCCTGTTCGCCCTGGAGAGCGCCGTCGACGAGATGGCGGTGGCGCTCGGCATGGACCCGATCGAACTGCGCCGGCTCAACGACACGGCGGTCGATCCGGTCAGCGGAAAGCCGTTCTCGACCCGGCCGCTGATGGCCTGCTTCGAGGCCGGGGCGACGGCCTTCGGCTGGTCGCGCCGGGTGCCGCGCCCGGGTTCGATGCGCGCCGGTCCCTGGCGGGTGGGTCTGGGCTGCGCGACCTCGGTGCGCCCCGTGAAGATCGCCGCCGCGACGATCCAGGTCCGGCTCGGCCCGGACGGATCGGCAGAGGTGGCCTGTGCGCACCACGAGATCGGCAACGGCATCACCACGCTGCTGGCCATGGGGGCGGCGGATGGGCTCGGCGTGCCGGTGGAGCGGGTGACGGTCCGGCTCGGCGACACGGAGCTGCCGGCGGCCGGCATCTCGGGCGGGTCGAGCACGACCACCAGCCTGATGAGCGCCCTGGCGCTCGGCTGCCGGCAGATCCGCGAGACGCTGGCACAGGCGGCGACCGGGCGGGGCGGGCGCCTCGCCGGCCGGGATCCGGGCTCCTTGCGCCTCGCGGACGGGCGGCTCGCGGCGCTGGACGGGACCGGGATCGCGCTGGCGGAGGCCGTCGGGCCCGAGGGCGTCGCGACGGTCGCGGCGTTCGTGCCGGCGGGGGCCGACCACGACAAGGCCCTCGCGGGCCTGCGGCGGGGCCATATCGGGCTCACCCTCGGAGGGGGCGGCAAGGCCGTGTCCTGGGGCTTCGGGGCGCAGTTCGCGGAGGTCCATATCCATGCCGAGACCGGGGAGATCCGGGTGGCGCGGCTGACCGGCGCCTTCGCGGCGGGGCGGATCCTCAACCCGCTGACCGCGAGGAGCCAGCTCACGGGCGGGATGATCTGGGGCCTCGGCTCCGCGCTGCTCGAAGAGACGGTGGTCGACGGCGCCGCCTATCGCAATCCGGATCTCGCCGAGTACCTCGTCCCCACCGCGGCGGACGCGCCGGAGGTCGAGGCGCTGCTGGTGGCCGATCCCGACGATCAGGTGGACGCGCTGGGCGTGAAGGGTTTGGGGGAACTGGGGATCATCGGGGTGAACGCGGCCATCGCCAACGCCGTCCACCACGCCACCGGGCGCCGAATCCGCAAGCTTCCGATCCGATTGGAGGATGTGGCGTAA
- a CDS encoding aldo/keto reductase encodes MERRSFLQGAVLGAGLAGAGSAGAAVNAPALPGNRPQDPADLPFVTDPGERRGEMLYRSFGRTSEKISAIGMGGFHLGKSAVTDAEATRLIHAGIDRGITFMDNCWDYNAGRSELRMGAALAQDGYRDKVFLMSKMDGRTKEEALKQIDQSLLRLRTDRIDLVQHHEILRYDDPDRVFAEGGAMEGFLEAKKQGKLRYIGFTGHKDPRIHLQMLEVAAERGFHFDSVQMPVNVMDAHFRSFSHLVLPYLVQNGIAPLAMKTFGDGVILKADAPIQPIEYLHFSLNLPVSVVITGIQSQRDLDQAFEAVKTFTPMDKAAVAELLARSKPYALEGKYELFKTSATFDGTAKNAAWLGEDVASVKKLAPTME; translated from the coding sequence ATGGAACGCCGCAGCTTCCTTCAGGGCGCCGTGCTCGGCGCAGGCCTCGCGGGCGCCGGCAGCGCAGGTGCGGCCGTGAACGCCCCCGCGCTTCCGGGCAACCGCCCGCAGGATCCCGCCGACCTGCCCTTCGTCACCGATCCCGGCGAGCGCCGGGGCGAGATGCTCTATCGTTCGTTCGGCCGGACGTCGGAGAAGATCTCGGCGATCGGCATGGGCGGATTCCACCTCGGCAAGAGCGCGGTGACCGACGCCGAGGCGACGCGGCTGATCCATGCCGGGATCGACCGCGGCATCACCTTCATGGACAATTGCTGGGACTACAACGCGGGGCGCTCCGAGCTGCGCATGGGCGCGGCGCTGGCCCAGGACGGCTACCGCGACAAGGTTTTCCTGATGTCCAAGATGGACGGGCGGACCAAGGAGGAGGCGCTCAAGCAGATCGACCAGTCGCTCCTGCGCCTGCGTACCGACCGGATCGACCTCGTCCAGCACCACGAGATCCTGCGCTACGACGACCCCGACCGGGTCTTCGCCGAGGGCGGCGCCATGGAGGGTTTTCTCGAAGCGAAGAAGCAGGGCAAGCTGCGCTACATCGGCTTCACCGGCCACAAGGATCCGCGTATCCACCTGCAGATGCTGGAGGTCGCCGCCGAGCGCGGCTTCCACTTCGATTCCGTGCAGATGCCCGTCAACGTGATGGACGCGCATTTCCGCTCGTTCAGCCACCTCGTCCTGCCGTATCTCGTGCAGAACGGCATCGCGCCGCTCGCCATGAAGACGTTTGGCGACGGGGTGATCCTGAAGGCGGATGCGCCGATCCAGCCGATCGAGTACCTGCACTTCTCGCTGAACCTGCCGGTCTCGGTGGTGATCACCGGCATCCAGAGCCAGCGCGACCTCGATCAGGCCTTCGAGGCGGTGAAGACCTTCACGCCGATGGACAAGGCGGCGGTGGCCGAACTGCTGGCGCGGTCGAAGCCCTACGCGCTGGAGGGCAAGTACGAGCTGTTCAAGACGAGCGCGACCTTCGACGGCACCGCCAAGAACGCGGCGTGGCTGGGCGAGGACGTCGCGAGCGTGAAGAAGCTCGCGCCGACGATGGAGTAG
- the larB gene encoding nickel pincer cofactor biosynthesis protein LarB — translation MSVTDEFTLDFARSERIGLEEAIFCAGKSPEQIDAILEAARARGAPLLLTRLDPEKRDRLRDAARLDYCPVSRTAVFGAAPRIAGPARVAVVAAGTSDVPVAREALRVLAYAGRAASLFADVGVAGLWRLTTRIEEIRAHPVVIVAAGMDAALPSVVGGLVAGAVIAVPTSVGYGVAAGGRAALDAVLASCAPGITVVNIDNGYGAACAALRLLHAAGRLAAEIER, via the coding sequence GTGAGCGTGACGGACGAATTCACCCTCGATTTCGCCCGGTCCGAGCGGATCGGCCTGGAGGAGGCGATCTTCTGCGCCGGCAAGAGCCCGGAGCAGATCGACGCGATCCTGGAGGCCGCACGCGCCCGCGGCGCCCCGCTGCTCCTCACCCGCCTCGACCCGGAGAAGCGCGACCGGCTCAGGGACGCCGCGCGGCTCGACTATTGCCCGGTCTCGCGCACGGCGGTGTTCGGCGCGGCGCCGCGGATCGCCGGCCCGGCCCGCGTCGCCGTGGTGGCGGCCGGCACCTCGGACGTCCCCGTCGCCCGCGAGGCCCTGCGGGTGCTGGCCTATGCCGGCCGTGCGGCCTCGCTCTTCGCCGATGTCGGCGTCGCCGGCCTGTGGCGGCTGACCACGCGGATCGAGGAGATCCGCGCCCATCCGGTGGTGATCGTCGCCGCCGGGATGGACGCGGCGCTGCCGAGCGTCGTCGGCGGCCTCGTGGCCGGCGCGGTGATCGCGGTCCCGACATCCGTGGGCTACGGCGTCGCGGCCGGCGGGCGCGCCGCCCTCGACGCCGTGCTGGCGAGCTGCGCGCCGGGCATCACGGTGGTCAACATCGACAACGGCTACGGCGCCGCCTGCGCCGCCCTGCGCCTGCTCCACGCGGCAGGACGCCTCGCCGCGGAGATCGAACGATGA
- a CDS encoding adenine nucleotide alpha hydrolase: protein MTRQHLETVLAGLGPVAVAVSGGVDSLTLATLAHRLAPGRALMVHAVSPAVPAEATARVRAEAAREGWDLRVIEAGEFADPAYRANPVDRCFFCKTNLYGAVRAVTDRQILSGANRDDLGEYRPGLDAARAHGVRHPYVEAGFDKAAVRALARGLGLGAVAELPAAPCLSSRVETGIPIEPETLSFIHAVERLVGGALDAESGPRRAVRCRVRAEGVVVELDPGSLAALAAADRERLGAGIRAIAPPRLAGPVRFAPYRVGSAFLVQQGEARS from the coding sequence GTGACGCGCCAGCATCTCGAAACGGTCCTCGCCGGGCTCGGCCCCGTGGCGGTGGCGGTGAGCGGCGGGGTCGACAGCCTGACGCTCGCCACTCTCGCCCACCGGCTGGCGCCGGGGCGGGCCCTCATGGTCCACGCGGTCTCGCCGGCCGTGCCCGCGGAGGCGACCGCGCGGGTCCGCGCCGAGGCCGCCCGCGAGGGCTGGGACCTGCGGGTGATCGAGGCCGGCGAGTTCGCCGACCCGGCCTACCGGGCGAACCCGGTCGACCGCTGCTTCTTCTGCAAGACCAATCTGTACGGCGCGGTCCGGGCCGTCACCGACCGGCAGATCCTGTCGGGGGCCAACCGCGACGATCTCGGCGAATACCGCCCCGGCCTCGACGCGGCCCGGGCGCACGGCGTGCGCCACCCTTACGTGGAGGCCGGGTTCGACAAGGCCGCCGTCCGGGCGCTCGCCCGCGGCCTCGGCCTCGGCGCGGTGGCGGAATTGCCCGCGGCCCCCTGCCTGTCGAGCCGGGTCGAGACCGGCATCCCGATCGAGCCGGAGACCTTAAGCTTCATCCACGCGGTCGAGCGGCTGGTGGGCGGGGCGCTCGACGCGGAGAGCGGCCCCAGGCGCGCGGTCCGCTGCCGGGTGCGCGCCGAGGGCGTGGTGGTGGAACTCGATCCCGGGAGCCTCGCGGCCCTCGCCGCCGCGGATCGCGAAAGACTCGGGGCCGGCATCCGGGCGATCGCGCCGCCGCGCCTCGCCGGTCCGGTCCGCTTCGCGCCCTACCGGGTCGGCAGCGCTTTCCTGGTGCAGCAGGGCGAGGCCCGGTCGTGA
- a CDS encoding LarC family nickel insertion protein: MHIHLDALGGVAGDMFAAALLDAFPAHQDGVRASIRAVDARIGCAVRPHNDGILSGARFLVSGPDAEPGPSEHGHHTHAGPDHGHHHDPANGHGHGHAHGDRHGHRPWSEIRAALKAAGIAPAVRAHALGIFGHLADAEARVHGIAVEAVAFHEVGAYDSIADIVAAAHLIAALEARSWSVSALPLGSGRVRTQHGPLPVPAPATTLLLAGFSTLDDGIPGERVTPTGAAILRHLCGDDPGRGRPRGILGRTGIGFGTKVLPGLSNCLRALVLEDGAAATGRRDLAVIAFEIDDQSGEDLAMGLDRLRAEPGIVDVVQMPVIGKKGRMMAHIQALARPESLAAAIAACFRETTTIGLRYHRVERAVLDREAHTVEQAGRPVRVKVVDRPGGRTAKAEADDARDHAGHAVRAILRHEAERLALEQLPAQPPEEER, translated from the coding sequence ATGCATATCCACCTCGACGCGCTCGGCGGCGTGGCCGGCGACATGTTCGCCGCCGCGCTGCTGGACGCCTTTCCCGCGCACCAGGACGGCGTCCGCGCGAGCATCCGTGCGGTCGATGCCCGCATCGGCTGCGCGGTCCGCCCGCACAACGACGGTATCCTGTCCGGAGCGCGCTTTCTCGTTTCAGGGCCCGACGCGGAGCCCGGACCCTCCGAGCACGGCCATCACACGCACGCGGGCCCTGATCACGGGCATCACCACGATCCTGCGAACGGCCATGGGCACGGGCACGCCCACGGGGACCGTCATGGTCACCGGCCATGGTCGGAGATCCGCGCCGCGCTGAAGGCGGCCGGCATCGCGCCGGCGGTGCGGGCGCACGCGCTGGGCATCTTCGGCCATCTCGCCGACGCGGAGGCCCGGGTCCACGGCATCGCGGTCGAGGCGGTGGCGTTCCACGAGGTCGGCGCCTACGACTCGATCGCCGACATCGTGGCCGCCGCCCACCTGATCGCCGCGCTGGAGGCGCGCAGCTGGAGCGTCTCGGCCCTGCCGCTCGGCTCCGGCCGGGTGAGGACCCAGCACGGCCCCCTCCCCGTCCCGGCCCCCGCCACGACGCTGCTGCTCGCAGGCTTTTCCACCCTCGACGACGGTATCCCCGGCGAGCGCGTCACCCCCACCGGGGCGGCGATCCTGCGCCACCTCTGCGGCGACGACCCCGGGCGGGGCCGCCCCCGGGGCATTCTCGGGCGCACCGGCATCGGCTTCGGCACGAAGGTCCTGCCGGGCCTGAGCAACTGCCTGCGCGCCCTGGTGTTGGAGGACGGAGCCGCCGCCACGGGTCGGCGGGACCTCGCGGTGATCGCCTTCGAGATCGACGACCAGTCCGGCGAGGATCTCGCCATGGGGCTCGACCGGCTGCGCGCCGAGCCCGGCATCGTGGACGTCGTGCAGATGCCGGTCATCGGCAAGAAGGGCCGGATGATGGCCCATATCCAGGCCCTGGCGCGGCCGGAGAGCCTGGCGGCCGCCATCGCGGCCTGCTTCCGGGAGACCACCACGATCGGCCTGCGTTACCACCGGGTCGAGCGCGCGGTGCTGGATCGGGAAGCCCATACGGTCGAGCAGGCGGGCCGGCCGGTCCGGGTGAAGGTCGTGGACCGGCCGGGCGGGCGCACCGCCAAGGCCGAGGCCGACGACGCCCGGGACCATGCGGGCCACGCGGTTCGGGCCATCCTGCGCCACGAGGCCGAGCGCCTCGCCCTGGAACAGCTACCGGCGCAGCCGCCGGAGGAGGAGCGGTGA
- a CDS encoding Crp/Fnr family transcriptional regulator, whose translation MDNPFVRKLEPHVRLAPEDRAVLDGLARQHVRHVAARQDIEGQHSDAQHTHLILDGWACRYKQFPDGRRAIVSLLLPGDLCDPFVFRRARMDHAIGALTPVTVARITPEQMGDAVRGRPVIEDCLWRETLSTVAIHREWIASVGRRSAIERLAHLFCELHLRLARVGLADGTTLPMPVTQPDLADALGQTSVHINRTLKELRTSGLVTLRSRRLAIRDLDALMERGLFDPAYLQLA comes from the coding sequence GTGGATAACCCGTTCGTCCGGAAGCTGGAGCCGCATGTCCGGCTCGCGCCCGAGGACCGCGCGGTCCTCGACGGCCTCGCGCGCCAGCATGTCCGCCACGTCGCGGCCCGCCAGGACATCGAAGGGCAGCACAGCGACGCGCAGCACACCCACCTCATCCTCGACGGCTGGGCCTGCCGCTACAAGCAGTTCCCGGATGGGCGGCGGGCGATCGTCTCGCTGCTGCTGCCCGGCGACCTGTGCGATCCGTTCGTGTTTCGCCGGGCGCGCATGGACCACGCCATCGGGGCGCTCACCCCGGTCACGGTCGCGCGCATCACCCCGGAGCAGATGGGCGACGCCGTCCGAGGCCGGCCGGTGATCGAGGACTGCCTGTGGCGCGAGACGCTCTCCACGGTCGCCATCCATCGCGAGTGGATCGCCAGCGTCGGCCGCCGCTCGGCGATCGAGCGACTGGCGCACCTGTTCTGCGAGCTGCACCTGCGGCTCGCGCGGGTCGGTCTCGCCGACGGGACGACGCTGCCGATGCCGGTGACCCAGCCGGACCTCGCCGACGCCCTCGGCCAGACGAGCGTGCACATCAACCGCACCCTCAAGGAGCTGCGCACCAGCGGCCTCGTCACACTCCGCAGCCGGCGCCTGGCGATCCGCGATCTCGACGCCCTGATGGAGCGCGGGCTGTTTGACCCGGCCTACCTGCAACTCGCCTGA
- a CDS encoding YihY/virulence factor BrkB family protein codes for MSAPDPVRTEAPGPEGHASTVWTLALATALVGLVAFPRRSGPPADRSSGRAATRPGSQDDARRPSPSHEGGEAEAVARSQADRGRNASGPTEIPAKGWKDIALRTYHDIGENRLSLIAAGVTFFTLLAIFPAVAALVSCYGLIADASTINDQLASLQGILPQGALEIVSDQVKRLNEQGNTTLGFSLILGIVLSVWSANGGVKHVFDALNLVYNEREKRNFIVLNLVSLAFTAGALLFLLLALSAIVVLPVVLTYVGLGTDAWWLTLLRWPTLLVAVLLGLAMLYRYGPSRDAPRWRWVTPGGALAAVLWIVASLLFSWYVAHFGSYNKTYGSLGAAIGFMTWIWLSTMIVLIGAQVNAEMEHQTAEDTTVGEPQPLGTRRARMADTVGAAAE; via the coding sequence ATGTCAGCCCCCGATCCCGTCCGCACCGAGGCCCCCGGTCCCGAGGGGCATGCCTCGACGGTCTGGACGCTGGCGCTCGCCACCGCGCTGGTCGGCCTGGTCGCCTTCCCGCGCCGGTCGGGACCGCCGGCCGACCGGTCTTCCGGCCGGGCCGCGACCCGGCCCGGCAGCCAGGACGACGCGCGGCGGCCCTCGCCCTCGCACGAGGGCGGCGAGGCTGAGGCCGTCGCCCGGAGCCAGGCCGATCGCGGGCGGAACGCGTCGGGTCCGACCGAGATCCCCGCCAAGGGCTGGAAGGACATCGCGCTGCGCACCTATCACGACATCGGCGAGAACCGCCTGTCGCTGATCGCGGCCGGCGTCACCTTCTTCACGCTGCTGGCGATCTTCCCGGCGGTGGCGGCGCTGGTGTCCTGCTATGGCCTCATCGCCGACGCCTCGACCATCAACGATCAGCTCGCCAGCCTGCAGGGCATCCTGCCCCAGGGAGCGCTGGAGATCGTCAGCGATCAGGTCAAGCGGCTGAACGAGCAGGGCAACACCACCCTCGGTTTCAGCCTGATCCTCGGCATCGTCCTGTCGGTCTGGAGCGCCAATGGCGGCGTGAAGCACGTCTTCGACGCGCTCAACCTCGTCTACAACGAGCGCGAGAAGCGCAACTTCATCGTGCTCAACCTCGTCTCTCTCGCCTTCACGGCCGGCGCGCTGCTGTTCCTGCTCCTGGCGCTGTCGGCCATCGTGGTGCTGCCGGTGGTGCTCACGTATGTCGGGCTCGGCACGGATGCGTGGTGGCTGACGCTGCTGCGCTGGCCGACGCTGCTCGTGGCGGTCCTGCTCGGGCTCGCAATGCTCTATCGCTACGGGCCGAGCCGGGACGCGCCGCGCTGGCGCTGGGTCACGCCCGGGGGCGCCCTGGCGGCCGTGCTGTGGATCGTCGCCTCGCTGCTGTTCTCCTGGTACGTCGCCCATTTCGGCAGCTACAACAAGACTTACGGCTCGCTCGGCGCGGCGATCGGCTTCATGACCTGGATCTGGCTCTCGACCATGATCGTGCTGATTGGTGCCCAGGTGAATGCCGAGATGGAGCATCAGACCGCCGAGGACACGACCGTCGGCGAGCCCCAGCCCCTGGGCACGCGCCGGGCGCGCATGGCCGACACGGTCGGGGCCGCGGCGGAATAG
- a CDS encoding sigma-70 family RNA polymerase sigma factor has translation MPAPEGSSLLDPIEDVSLADPAGDPVGETRYGLPEAVRAHLGTLLGHAYDRIGPAPGATSDRFAELLARLEAALVQADGERDGTFRAGLLEVVPALHRFAVSLTRDPAAADDLVQDTLLRGWRGRGGFTPGTNLEAWLFTILRNVFYSQHRKHGREVSDTDGNHAERLTSVPEQGGHLDLQDVRAALDRLAPVMREALVLVAIENLSYEEAAAVMNCRIGTVKSRVWRAREQLARMLGYSGSEIGNDGVILSVTGATV, from the coding sequence ATGCCCGCACCCGAAGGCTCATCGCTGCTCGATCCCATCGAGGATGTATCCCTCGCGGATCCGGCCGGGGATCCCGTCGGGGAGACCCGGTACGGTCTGCCGGAGGCGGTGCGCGCGCATCTCGGCACCCTGCTCGGCCACGCCTATGACCGGATCGGCCCGGCGCCGGGGGCGACCTCGGATCGCTTCGCCGAGTTGCTGGCGCGCCTCGAGGCCGCGCTGGTGCAGGCCGATGGCGAGCGCGACGGGACGTTCCGCGCGGGCCTGCTGGAAGTGGTGCCCGCGCTGCACCGGTTCGCCGTGTCGCTGACCCGCGACCCGGCTGCGGCCGACGACCTGGTGCAGGACACGCTGCTGCGCGGCTGGCGGGGGCGCGGGGGCTTCACCCCCGGCACCAATCTGGAAGCGTGGCTGTTCACGATCCTGCGCAACGTCTTCTACAGCCAGCACCGCAAGCATGGCCGGGAAGTCTCCGATACCGACGGCAACCACGCCGAGCGGCTGACCAGCGTGCCCGAGCAGGGCGGTCATCTCGACCTTCAGGACGTGCGCGCCGCCCTCGACCGCCTCGCGCCGGTGATGCGCGAGGCGCTGGTCCTCGTGGCAATCGAGAACCTGAGCTACGAGGAAGCCGCCGCCGTGATGAACTGCCGGATCGGCACCGTGAAGAGCCGCGTCTGGCGCGCCCGCGAGCAGCTCGCGCGGATGCTCGGCTACAGCGGCTCCGAGATCGGCAACGACGGGGTGATCCTCTCGGTGACCGGCGCGACGGTCTGA